A single Cnuibacter physcomitrellae DNA region contains:
- a CDS encoding amidohydrolase family protein: protein MIIDAHLHVWDLGRARYPWLTEDAGILHRDHAIEEILPTLSAVGVGGAVLVQASDEAADTELMIDVARRHPEVVGIVGWVPLDRPDLVPAALDRLAEEPLVVGIRSLVHELPPGWLAGMAQDESLSMLAAAGLTLDFPTKDPAALAELVAIGERHPDLGLVVDHLGKPPIGHGEAERAQWRELLAAVAENPRASAKVSGLYSAVGDPAAWTVDSLRPFVDDALELFGPGRLMYGGDWPVARIAGGYERMWDALGTILEPLDPADRDLVLGGTAERVYRLAEV, encoded by the coding sequence ATGATCATCGACGCCCATCTGCACGTCTGGGACCTCGGACGCGCCCGGTACCCCTGGCTGACCGAGGATGCGGGGATCCTCCATCGCGATCACGCCATCGAGGAGATCCTGCCCACCCTCTCCGCCGTGGGCGTCGGCGGGGCCGTGCTCGTCCAGGCGTCGGACGAGGCCGCGGACACCGAGCTGATGATCGACGTGGCCCGACGGCATCCCGAGGTGGTCGGCATCGTCGGCTGGGTGCCGCTGGATCGGCCCGACCTCGTCCCGGCCGCCCTCGACCGGCTGGCCGAGGAGCCGCTCGTCGTGGGCATCCGCTCGCTCGTGCACGAGCTGCCGCCGGGATGGCTGGCCGGCATGGCCCAGGACGAGTCGCTCTCGATGCTCGCGGCCGCCGGGCTGACGCTCGACTTCCCCACGAAGGATCCTGCCGCGCTCGCCGAGCTCGTCGCGATCGGCGAGCGGCATCCGGATCTGGGCCTCGTCGTCGACCACCTCGGCAAGCCGCCGATCGGTCACGGGGAGGCGGAGCGGGCGCAGTGGCGCGAGCTGCTCGCCGCCGTGGCGGAGAACCCCCGGGCGTCGGCGAAGGTCTCGGGCCTCTACTCGGCCGTCGGCGACCCCGCGGCGTGGACGGTGGACTCGCTCCGCCCGTTCGTCGACGATGCCCTCGAGCTCTTCGGCCCCGGCCGCCTCATGTACGGCGGCGACTGGCCGGTGGCTCGGATCGCGGGTGGCTACGAGCGGATGTGGGACGCGCTCGGCACGATCCTCGAGCCGCTCGATCCCGCCGACCGCGATCTCGTGCTCGGGGGTACGGCGGAGAGGGTCTATCGGCTCGCGGAGGTCTAG
- a CDS encoding FadR/GntR family transcriptional regulator yields MTDAPAGEAAETASAGRSVFATDSSKTPAARLGVAVVHDLVTVIVTGEVAPGESLPPEGVLSQHFGVSRTVIRESVKRVEEKGLVSVAQGRGTQVRPATSWNLLDPVVLSVLVENDRELGVLDEIAVVRAALEGTMSAETAAHRSEDDLARLQAAFAHMHDTIEDEDDYAQADADFHFLVMALSGNRLTENITRVLFERARQSSRFIGRPSREAFHLTLEEHRRVLEAIEAGDAAAAEEAMRVHITDAWNRRRQPTAKD; encoded by the coding sequence ATGACCGATGCTCCCGCCGGCGAGGCAGCCGAGACCGCCTCCGCGGGCCGGTCGGTCTTCGCCACCGACTCCTCGAAGACGCCCGCCGCCAGGCTCGGCGTCGCGGTCGTGCACGACCTCGTCACGGTCATCGTCACCGGCGAGGTGGCACCGGGCGAGTCGCTGCCCCCGGAGGGCGTGCTCAGCCAGCACTTCGGCGTCAGCCGGACGGTCATCCGCGAGTCGGTCAAGCGCGTCGAGGAGAAGGGGCTCGTGAGCGTGGCGCAGGGACGCGGGACGCAGGTCAGGCCCGCGACCTCCTGGAACCTGCTCGACCCTGTGGTCCTGTCGGTGCTGGTCGAGAACGACCGCGAGCTCGGCGTCCTCGACGAGATCGCGGTCGTGCGCGCCGCGCTCGAGGGCACGATGTCGGCCGAGACCGCCGCCCACCGCTCGGAGGACGACCTCGCACGGCTGCAGGCGGCGTTCGCCCACATGCACGACACGATCGAGGACGAGGACGACTACGCGCAGGCGGATGCCGACTTCCACTTCCTCGTGATGGCCCTCTCGGGCAACCGGCTCACCGAGAACATCACCCGCGTGCTGTTCGAGCGCGCCCGTCAGAGCTCGCGCTTCATCGGCCGCCCGAGTCGCGAGGCGTTCCACCTCACCCTCGAGGAGCACCGCAGGGTGCTCGAGGCGATCGAGGCCGGCGACGCCGCCGCGGCGGAGGAGGCCATGCGCGTGCACATCACCGACGCCTGGAACCGTCGACGTCAGCCGACCGCGAAGGACTGA
- a CDS encoding carbohydrate ABC transporter permease, with the protein MSATDLATRPERTTPAPRTVEQPSPARWLGRVVAWVVIAFFVVFFVLPMVWLLLAPTKDGRQLLLDNPFSFGGFEQLASNWDQLMAFQNGIVWTWLGNATLYSGVALILTLLVSIPAGYALAMVDFRFRRTLLMVTLIVMLIPNTALVLPTFLELSAVKLVGTPLSVILPFSFYPFGVYLTYIYFSTAVSRDLLNAARIDGASEFRVFAQVAMPLATPVIALVGFFSLVGNWNNYFLPFVMVPGKKSPIQVGLAELLSNVPLFNPTSAASVTIDLPVLALATILSVAPVLIIFLFSQRFLVSGLTAGGTKE; encoded by the coding sequence TTGAGCGCGACTGATCTGGCCACCCGCCCCGAGCGGACCACCCCCGCTCCGCGCACCGTGGAGCAGCCGAGCCCGGCGCGATGGCTCGGACGCGTCGTCGCCTGGGTCGTCATCGCCTTCTTCGTGGTGTTCTTCGTGCTGCCGATGGTCTGGCTGCTCCTGGCCCCCACCAAGGACGGACGCCAGCTGCTGCTCGACAACCCGTTCAGCTTCGGCGGGTTCGAACAGCTGGCGAGCAACTGGGATCAGCTCATGGCGTTCCAGAACGGCATCGTGTGGACCTGGCTCGGCAACGCGACCCTCTACTCGGGGGTGGCGCTGATCCTCACGCTCCTGGTCAGCATCCCGGCCGGGTACGCCCTGGCGATGGTGGACTTCCGCTTCCGCAGGACGCTGCTCATGGTCACGCTCATCGTGATGCTCATCCCGAACACGGCGCTCGTGCTGCCGACCTTCCTCGAGCTGAGCGCGGTGAAGCTGGTGGGGACGCCGCTGTCGGTGATCCTGCCGTTCTCCTTCTACCCGTTCGGCGTGTACCTCACCTACATCTACTTCTCGACGGCGGTGTCGCGCGACCTCCTCAACGCCGCGCGCATCGACGGGGCGAGCGAGTTCCGCGTGTTCGCCCAGGTGGCGATGCCCCTGGCCACGCCCGTGATCGCGCTCGTCGGCTTCTTCAGCCTGGTGGGCAACTGGAACAACTACTTCCTGCCGTTCGTGATGGTGCCGGGCAAGAAGTCGCCGATCCAGGTCGGGCTCGCGGAGCTGCTGTCGAACGTCCCGCTGTTCAACCCGACCTCGGCGGCCTCGGTGACGATCGACCTGCCGGTCCTGGCCCTCGCGACCATCCTCTCGGTGGCGCCCGTGCTCATCATCTTCCTGTTCTCGCAGCGGTTCCTGGTCAGCGGCCTCACCGCGGGCGGGACGAAGGAGTGA
- a CDS encoding L-rhamnose mutarotase, with translation MIARLRPEKRAEYLELHAAVWPHVEAVTSAAGIRDFTISILGDVIVGTYDYVGDDLDAAQARMEADPVMQDWWRLTSACQIPFREGSGLPNWERMTEVWHLD, from the coding sequence ATGATCGCGAGGCTCCGCCCGGAGAAGCGGGCGGAGTACCTCGAGCTGCACGCGGCGGTGTGGCCCCACGTGGAGGCCGTGACGTCCGCAGCCGGCATCCGCGACTTCACCATCTCCATCCTGGGCGACGTCATCGTCGGCACCTACGACTACGTGGGCGACGACCTCGACGCGGCGCAGGCACGGATGGAGGCGGACCCGGTCATGCAGGACTGGTGGCGTCTGACGAGCGCGTGCCAGATCCCGTTCCGTGAGGGCTCGGGCCTGCCGAACTGGGAGCGGATGACCGAGGTCTGGCACCTCGACTGA
- a CDS encoding aldo/keto reductase: protein MQTRRTAAGVELTEIGFGAAQLGSLYRETTDEEARAAVDAAWDAGIRYFDTAPHYGIGLSERRLGEALAGRDRDTYVLSTKVGRLLVPTPELAAAGERDDDGFAVPATHRRRWDFSRDGVLRSVEESLERLGLDRIDIAYLHDPDQHWEAASTTGIAALRELRDQGVVRAIGAGMNQSAMLARFVRECDVDVVMVAGRLTLLDRTAEEDLLPAAEEHGVSIVAAAVYNSGLLSRPEVPDDARFDYDQAPPELLRRARRMAELCREAGVTLPDAAVQFPLRHPVVASVVVGVRTAEQVRSTVERYRAVIPPELWTELEEIA, encoded by the coding sequence ATGCAGACACGACGGACCGCGGCCGGGGTGGAGCTGACCGAGATCGGATTCGGAGCCGCTCAGCTGGGAAGCCTCTATCGGGAGACCACCGACGAGGAGGCCCGAGCCGCCGTCGACGCGGCGTGGGATGCGGGGATCCGGTACTTCGACACCGCGCCCCACTACGGCATCGGGCTCTCCGAGCGCCGGCTCGGTGAGGCGCTCGCCGGCCGGGACCGCGACACCTACGTGCTGTCGACGAAGGTGGGGCGTCTGCTCGTGCCGACCCCGGAGCTCGCGGCCGCGGGGGAGCGGGACGACGACGGCTTCGCCGTCCCGGCCACGCATCGGCGCCGGTGGGACTTCAGCCGTGACGGCGTCCTGCGGTCCGTCGAGGAGAGTCTCGAGCGCCTCGGGCTCGATCGCATCGACATCGCCTACCTCCACGACCCGGATCAGCACTGGGAGGCCGCGTCGACCACGGGCATCGCGGCGCTCCGGGAGCTCAGGGACCAGGGTGTCGTGCGGGCGATCGGCGCCGGGATGAACCAGTCGGCCATGCTCGCGCGCTTCGTGCGCGAGTGCGACGTCGACGTCGTGATGGTGGCGGGGCGGCTCACGCTCCTCGACCGGACCGCGGAGGAGGACCTCCTGCCCGCGGCGGAGGAGCACGGCGTCTCGATCGTCGCCGCGGCGGTCTACAACTCGGGCCTGCTGTCGCGCCCGGAGGTGCCGGACGACGCGAGGTTCGACTACGATCAGGCGCCGCCCGAGCTCCTGCGGCGTGCGCGCCGCATGGCCGAGCTGTGCCGCGAGGCGGGTGTCACGCTGCCGGACGCCGCGGTCCAGTTCCCGCTCCGCCATCCGGTCGTCGCCTCGGTCGTCGTCGGCGTCCGGACCGCCGAGCAGGTCAGGAGCACCGTCGAGCGATACCGTGCCGTCATCCCCCCTGAGCTCTGGACCGAACTGGAGGAGATCGCATGA
- a CDS encoding mandelate racemase/muconate lactonizing enzyme family protein, with the protein MRTSMAGADCEIEGDMKITGLRTLRTHRDWGRPVGDVNGFISSGITEVPVVLIDTDEGLTGVGLGSDQSVDALFPAIEGEDPRAVSSLYDRMLAQVFKSGHAGATYGGIGTIDSALWDLKAKIAGEPLWRLLGGRDRFVPGYASGLDIALDDEQLAAFYASMAERGFSSGKLKGGRDWEADVRRLGIVRDALSAASSRPALMLDANESWNLKQAVRYISLVEERVDLTWIEEPLRRWDAAGHARLTRSVRAGVATGENLSGLEQYTPFFEAGAVDVVQAGAIWGVTHFLRLALAAHSRDLPISPVGLTANPGIAHAATAVPNHLSAEVQDFGTPFGITVDEHYADGGIVLGDEPGSGVTVDEAAISAAPDDTSDGGWLVAEGPHVRSSRAGLRLVADDRGAAG; encoded by the coding sequence ATGCGCACCTCGATGGCGGGTGCCGACTGCGAGATCGAGGGCGACATGAAGATCACCGGCCTCCGCACCCTGCGGACCCACCGCGACTGGGGTCGCCCCGTGGGAGACGTCAACGGCTTCATCAGCTCGGGCATCACCGAGGTGCCCGTCGTCCTCATCGACACCGACGAGGGACTGACCGGCGTCGGGCTCGGATCCGACCAGTCCGTCGACGCCCTCTTCCCCGCGATCGAGGGCGAGGACCCGCGAGCCGTCTCCTCCCTGTACGACCGCATGCTGGCCCAGGTCTTCAAGAGCGGTCACGCGGGCGCCACCTACGGCGGCATCGGCACGATCGACTCCGCGCTCTGGGACCTCAAGGCCAAGATCGCCGGCGAGCCGCTCTGGCGCCTGCTCGGCGGACGGGACCGCTTCGTCCCCGGTTACGCCTCGGGGCTCGACATCGCGCTCGACGACGAGCAGCTCGCGGCCTTCTACGCCTCGATGGCCGAGCGGGGCTTCTCGAGCGGGAAGCTCAAGGGCGGCCGCGACTGGGAGGCCGACGTCCGCCGGCTCGGGATCGTGCGCGACGCGCTGAGTGCCGCCTCCAGCCGACCGGCGCTCATGCTCGACGCCAACGAGTCCTGGAACCTCAAGCAGGCGGTGCGCTACATCTCCCTGGTCGAGGAGCGCGTCGACCTCACCTGGATCGAGGAGCCCCTGCGCCGCTGGGATGCCGCCGGCCACGCCAGGCTCACCCGGTCGGTGCGCGCCGGCGTGGCGACGGGCGAGAACCTCTCGGGGCTCGAGCAGTACACCCCGTTCTTCGAGGCGGGCGCCGTCGACGTCGTGCAGGCCGGCGCGATCTGGGGCGTCACGCACTTCCTGAGGCTCGCCCTCGCCGCCCACTCCCGCGACCTGCCGATCAGTCCGGTCGGACTCACCGCCAACCCGGGGATCGCCCACGCGGCGACCGCGGTGCCCAACCACCTCTCCGCCGAGGTCCAGGACTTCGGCACCCCGTTCGGGATCACCGTCGACGAGCACTACGCCGACGGCGGGATCGTCCTCGGCGACGAGCCGGGCTCCGGGGTCACGGTCGACGAGGCGGCCATCAGCGCCGCTCCCGACGACACCAGCGACGGAGGATGGCTCGTCGCCGAGGGCCCTCACGTCCGGTCGAGCAGGGCGGGGCTGCGGCTCGTCGCCGACGACCGCGGAGCCGCGGGCTGA
- a CDS encoding LacI family DNA-binding transcriptional regulator, with product MTPGLEVVADLDPAADLEAAAAGPRLTRRSTQTVTLNDVAVHAGVSPQTVSRSIRAPELVSEFTLERVRSSIAATGYVPNLAASNLASNRSMTVAVLVPDVSASVFADALHGLEEVLGPAGYQLFLGSTGYRPSHEEDLVRSFLGRRPDGFFIVGTTHTERTTHLLRESKVPVVETWEMTDAPIDSLVGFSNHDAIRAIVEYAHGRGYRHPTFAGSLQTGDFRAAKRRAAFEETVAELFPGEAIRVVDSGTARVDLETGKALLHQARSLHPETDVLMFASDVFAAGAILEAGRQGISVPGDLAITGFGDFELARYLAPTLTTVSAPNREIGTVAGELLLQRMTHRSDDVRRVDLGFAVVARESA from the coding sequence GTGACCCCGGGGCTCGAGGTCGTCGCCGACCTCGACCCCGCCGCCGACCTCGAGGCCGCCGCGGCAGGGCCGAGGCTCACCCGGCGGTCGACGCAGACGGTGACGCTCAACGACGTCGCCGTGCACGCCGGGGTCTCGCCGCAGACCGTGTCCCGCTCCATCCGAGCGCCCGAGCTGGTGTCCGAGTTCACCCTGGAGCGGGTGCGCTCCTCGATCGCGGCCACCGGCTACGTGCCGAACCTCGCCGCCTCGAACCTCGCCTCCAACCGGAGCATGACCGTCGCCGTGCTCGTGCCCGACGTCAGTGCCTCGGTGTTCGCGGATGCTCTGCACGGGCTGGAGGAGGTGCTCGGCCCGGCCGGGTACCAGCTCTTCCTCGGATCGACCGGCTACCGGCCCTCGCACGAGGAGGACCTCGTCCGTTCGTTCCTCGGCCGCCGTCCCGACGGCTTCTTCATCGTGGGCACCACCCACACGGAGCGGACCACGCACCTCCTCCGCGAGTCGAAGGTGCCGGTCGTCGAGACCTGGGAGATGACGGACGCCCCGATCGACTCCCTCGTCGGCTTCTCCAACCACGACGCCATCCGCGCCATCGTCGAGTACGCGCACGGCCGCGGGTACCGGCACCCCACCTTCGCCGGGTCGCTGCAGACCGGCGACTTCCGCGCGGCCAAGCGCCGCGCGGCGTTCGAGGAGACGGTCGCCGAGCTGTTCCCCGGCGAGGCCATCCGCGTCGTCGACTCCGGCACCGCCCGGGTCGACCTGGAGACGGGCAAGGCGCTGCTGCACCAGGCGCGATCCCTGCATCCCGAGACCGACGTCCTCATGTTCGCCAGCGACGTCTTCGCCGCCGGCGCCATCCTCGAGGCGGGCAGGCAGGGCATCTCGGTGCCCGGCGACCTCGCCATCACCGGGTTCGGCGACTTCGAGCTCGCCCGCTACCTCGCGCCCACGCTGACCACCGTCTCGGCGCCCAACCGCGAGATCGGCACGGTGGCCGGCGAGCTGCTGCTGCAGCGCATGACCCATCGCTCCGACGACGTCCGCCGCGTCGACCTCGGCTTCGCCGTCGTCGCCCGCGAGAGCGCCTGA
- a CDS encoding ABC transporter substrate-binding protein: MATQRRSRRFTKTLAITAGLAALGLLSACSGGSTGTDSGFGFPSAEQEDGSTITVWVDASREPIAKAFQEENPDVPISIETYDGNSGGSDTFKTKMALFDQSGEGWPDVVFSTQTNDASWAAKETNGNQAFAAALNKGYLDQSFLDGFTDGALDPMTVDGTVYGLRNDLAPVVLWYNKPLLDQFGYDIPKTWEDYEALSTKLAAEHPGYILGTVGDSFVGPYVYYWGAQAPIFQLDGNTFSSNFDDEHSKKMTDLLDTMVANGTLVQDSVFGSDFVTKYSDKIVAMPGPAWYSGALFQNPDSVNAPAGTIGAADPLYWSGEDEVTGNVGGGVWYASSHSKNLAAVKTFLEFVTSSDTAAKLNAGLPAYDSAASTWLDTQAASGFFAGDFKGSVQTAASSVWGGWGFPSFSPETAYASVVIPALASGKTIADVVPAWQEEILNEAQVQGYDTK, encoded by the coding sequence ATGGCAACACAGCGCCGCAGTCGTCGCTTCACGAAGACCCTCGCCATCACAGCCGGGCTCGCTGCCCTCGGCCTCCTCTCCGCCTGTTCGGGTGGCAGCACGGGCACCGACAGCGGCTTCGGCTTCCCCTCCGCCGAACAGGAGGACGGCAGCACCATCACGGTGTGGGTCGACGCCTCCCGCGAGCCGATCGCCAAGGCGTTCCAGGAGGAGAACCCCGACGTCCCGATCAGCATCGAGACCTACGACGGCAACTCCGGCGGCTCCGACACGTTCAAGACCAAGATGGCGCTGTTCGACCAGTCCGGTGAGGGCTGGCCCGACGTCGTCTTCTCGACGCAGACGAACGACGCCTCCTGGGCGGCCAAGGAGACGAACGGCAACCAGGCCTTCGCCGCGGCCCTGAACAAGGGGTACCTGGACCAGAGCTTCCTCGACGGGTTCACCGACGGGGCCCTCGACCCGATGACCGTGGACGGCACCGTGTACGGTCTCCGCAACGACCTCGCCCCGGTCGTGCTCTGGTACAACAAGCCACTCCTGGACCAGTTCGGCTACGACATCCCGAAGACCTGGGAGGACTACGAGGCCCTGAGCACGAAGCTCGCCGCCGAGCACCCCGGCTACATCCTCGGCACCGTGGGCGACTCGTTCGTCGGTCCCTATGTGTACTACTGGGGCGCGCAGGCCCCGATCTTCCAGCTCGACGGGAACACGTTCTCCTCGAACTTCGACGACGAGCACTCGAAGAAGATGACCGACCTGCTCGACACCATGGTCGCCAACGGCACCCTCGTGCAGGACAGCGTCTTCGGCTCGGACTTCGTGACGAAGTACTCCGACAAGATCGTCGCGATGCCCGGCCCGGCGTGGTACTCCGGAGCCCTGTTCCAGAACCCCGACAGCGTCAACGCCCCCGCCGGGACGATCGGCGCCGCGGACCCGCTGTACTGGAGCGGAGAGGACGAGGTCACCGGCAACGTCGGCGGCGGGGTCTGGTACGCCTCGAGCCACTCCAAGAACCTCGCCGCGGTGAAGACCTTCCTCGAGTTCGTCACCTCCTCCGACACCGCCGCCAAGCTGAACGCAGGACTTCCGGCCTACGACTCCGCAGCCTCCACCTGGCTCGACACCCAGGCCGCCAGCGGGTTCTTCGCCGGCGACTTCAAGGGCTCGGTGCAGACGGCCGCGAGCAGCGTGTGGGGCGGCTGGGGCTTCCCGAGCTTCAGCCCGGAGACCGCGTACGCCTCGGTCGTCATCCCCGCCCTCGCCAGCGGCAAGACGATCGCGGACGTGGTGCCGGCCTGGCAGGAGGAGATCCTCAACGAGGCCCAGGTCCAGGGCTACGACACCAAGTAA
- a CDS encoding carbohydrate ABC transporter permease — MYLAFTKNGAFVGADNFAKVFDDYRFWPAVQHVAVFVLIWLISLTVLVVLMALIVHAIRVRWASSAVRFLYYIPGALAGASSVMLWLFLLDPTVSPVAWVLQLFGMETFVQTVALDNLPVIFTLIAFWTGAGGWIIIMYGALNNIPVEVMEAARIDGAGTIKTAWHIQIPLMRKWISYMAVMALAAGTQLFVEPRVLSQASKGVVPPDYSLNQLAYLFAFKQNDFNGSAAISLLLLVVAAGLSALFVFRGGLFERD, encoded by the coding sequence GTGTACCTCGCCTTCACGAAGAACGGCGCCTTCGTCGGCGCCGACAACTTCGCGAAGGTGTTCGACGACTACCGGTTCTGGCCGGCCGTCCAGCACGTGGCCGTCTTCGTCCTCATCTGGCTGATCTCGCTCACCGTGCTGGTCGTGCTGATGGCCCTCATCGTCCACGCCATCCGGGTCCGATGGGCCTCCTCCGCCGTCCGGTTCCTCTACTACATCCCGGGCGCGCTCGCCGGGGCGTCGAGCGTGATGCTGTGGCTGTTCCTCCTCGACCCGACCGTGAGCCCCGTCGCGTGGGTCCTCCAGCTGTTCGGGATGGAGACCTTCGTCCAGACGGTGGCCCTCGACAACCTGCCGGTGATCTTCACGCTGATCGCGTTCTGGACCGGCGCCGGCGGCTGGATCATCATCATGTACGGCGCCCTCAACAACATCCCCGTCGAGGTGATGGAGGCGGCGCGCATCGACGGGGCGGGCACCATCAAGACCGCCTGGCACATCCAGATCCCCCTGATGCGGAAGTGGATCTCGTACATGGCGGTCATGGCGCTGGCCGCAGGCACCCAGCTCTTCGTCGAGCCCCGCGTGCTCTCGCAGGCCTCGAAGGGGGTCGTGCCGCCGGACTACTCGCTCAACCAGCTCGCCTACCTGTTCGCGTTCAAGCAGAACGACTTCAACGGGTCCGCGGCCATCTCGCTGCTGCTGCTCGTCGTCGCCGCCGGGCTCTCCGCCCTGTTCGTCTTCCGAGGGGGACTCTTTGAGCGCGACTGA
- a CDS encoding aldehyde dehydrogenase family protein gives MITTTDPRTGVSAATDLEKTSPEEVAAIAALAASAARDLASLGREFRAEMLDAMAVALEGSREQLVSTAESETGLTAARLNGELSRSAFQLSLFASAIREGSYLEAAIDHAGETPLGPQPDVRRMLVPTGPVAVFGSSNFPFAFSVLGGDVASALAAGCPVVAKAHGSHPLTSALSYETLLAAARSVGAPEGTIGIVYGQEAGTRLVTDPNITAVGFTGSLGAAEALQAAIATRPEPIPFFGELSSINPLVVTAGAAAARSAAIAEGLFASYTGSAGQLCTKPGLAFVPTGAAGDGLVSALASLTDDAGAGVLLNSRIRGSFDAIEGRLVEAGARALARGREAEGEGYTVPPTMLETTATELSAELAEECFGPMIVAVRYDSIDQVVEAIGRVPRSLTATVHSEPDEEELVADLAASLQPFAGRLVFNGYPTGVRVSWAQHHGGPWPATNTQHTSVGVTAIRRWLRPVAWQNAPAAVLPAELRDDDLSIPRRVDGVLVLPTR, from the coding sequence ATGATCACCACGACAGACCCCCGCACCGGTGTCAGCGCTGCCACCGATCTCGAGAAGACCTCCCCGGAGGAGGTCGCCGCGATCGCCGCGCTGGCCGCCTCGGCGGCCCGCGACCTCGCCTCGCTCGGGCGCGAGTTCCGCGCCGAGATGCTCGACGCGATGGCCGTCGCCCTCGAGGGCAGCCGCGAGCAGCTCGTCTCCACGGCGGAGTCCGAGACCGGGCTGACCGCCGCGCGCCTGAACGGGGAGCTCAGTCGCAGTGCGTTCCAGCTCTCGCTGTTCGCGTCCGCCATCCGGGAGGGGTCGTACCTCGAGGCCGCCATCGACCACGCCGGGGAGACGCCTCTCGGGCCGCAGCCCGACGTGCGCCGCATGCTCGTGCCGACCGGCCCCGTCGCGGTCTTCGGGTCGAGCAACTTCCCCTTCGCCTTCTCCGTCCTCGGCGGCGACGTCGCCTCGGCGCTGGCCGCCGGATGCCCCGTGGTCGCCAAGGCGCACGGCTCGCATCCGCTCACCTCGGCCCTGTCGTACGAGACCCTCCTCGCGGCCGCTCGCTCGGTCGGTGCGCCCGAGGGGACGATCGGCATCGTGTACGGGCAGGAGGCCGGGACCCGGCTCGTGACGGACCCGAACATCACGGCGGTGGGCTTCACCGGGTCCCTCGGCGCGGCCGAGGCCCTCCAGGCCGCGATCGCCACCCGGCCCGAGCCGATCCCGTTCTTCGGGGAGCTGTCGAGCATCAACCCGCTCGTCGTCACCGCCGGCGCGGCCGCGGCGCGCTCGGCCGCCATCGCCGAGGGGCTGTTCGCCTCGTACACCGGATCGGCGGGGCAGCTGTGCACCAAGCCCGGGCTGGCCTTCGTGCCGACGGGGGCAGCGGGCGACGGGCTCGTCTCCGCGCTCGCGTCCCTCACCGACGACGCCGGGGCCGGGGTCCTCCTCAACTCGCGCATCCGCGGGTCGTTCGACGCGATCGAGGGCCGTCTCGTCGAGGCGGGGGCGCGAGCGCTCGCCCGCGGGCGGGAGGCCGAGGGGGAGGGGTACACCGTGCCGCCGACCATGCTCGAGACCACGGCGACCGAGCTCTCGGCGGAGCTCGCCGAGGAGTGCTTCGGGCCGATGATCGTCGCCGTGAGGTACGACTCGATCGACCAGGTCGTCGAGGCGATCGGACGCGTACCGCGCTCGCTGACCGCGACGGTGCACTCCGAGCCCGACGAGGAGGAGCTGGTGGCCGACCTCGCGGCCTCGCTCCAGCCGTTCGCGGGTCGGCTCGTCTTCAACGGGTACCCGACCGGGGTCCGCGTGTCGTGGGCGCAGCACCACGGAGGTCCGTGGCCGGCCACGAACACCCAGCACACGTCCGTGGGCGTGACGGCGATCCGCCGGTGGCTGCGCCCCGTCGCCTGGCAGAACGCGCCCGCCGCGGTGCTGCCGGCGGAGCTGCGCGACGACGACCTGTCGATCCCGCGCCGCGTCGACGGAGTGCTCGTGCTCCCCACCCGCTAG